A single window of Liolophura sinensis isolate JHLJ2023 chromosome 6, CUHK_Ljap_v2, whole genome shotgun sequence DNA harbors:
- the LOC135468987 gene encoding uncharacterized protein LOC135468987 isoform X2, translating into MATFPRLKELLSECHLEGKVAITTPGCANDVLADPRVTAILVCTPAPHHEALIEAALAAGAMILNYGKCISLSNKVTLESYE; encoded by the exons ATGGCGACTTTCCCACGATTAAAGGAGTTACTATCTGAGTGTCATCTTGAAGGCAAGGTAGCAATAACTACACCGGGCTGTGCAAATGACGTGCTAGCTGATCCTCG agtGACAGCCATCTTGGTATGCACACCAGCACCTCACCATGAAGCTCTGATTGAGGCCGCCTTAGCCGCAG gcGCCATGATCCTCAACTACGGAAAATGCATCAGTCTATCAAACAAGGTGACATTGGAGAGTTACGAATGA
- the LOC135468987 gene encoding myo-inositol 2-dehydrogenase-like isoform X1, whose amino-acid sequence MCSQRKPIALSLEAADKLYKKAKLKNKVLFCAFNRRHDPQLRKMHQSIKQGDIGELRMIKICSRDPPSHCNPAYMKLSGGIFLDSMVHDFDMITG is encoded by the exons ATGTGTTCACAGAGAAAACCCATTGCGCTGTCTCTGGAGGCTGCAGACAAACTGTATAAAAAGGCCAAGCTCAAAAATAAGGTGCTGTTCTGTGCCTTCAATAG gcGCCATGATCCTCAACTACGGAAAATGCATCAGTCTATCAAACAAGGTGACATTGGAGAGTTACGAATGATCAAAATTTGCAGTCGAGATCCGCCATCACATTGTAACCCAGCCTACATGAAGCTCTCAG GTGGCATTTTTCTAGACAGCATGGTTCATGACTTTGATATGATTACTGGTTAG